Proteins encoded together in one Rhizobacter sp. J219 window:
- a CDS encoding ExeM/NucH family extracellular endonuclease produces the protein MKKCWWAALAVVGMAASAPALASTSGVVISQVYGGGGNAGAPYTNDFVELYNASAAPVSINNWSIQYTSATGTSWGSQKVNLTGSIGAGQYVLIQLGSGGANGVALPAANFSGGFNMSASAGKVALVSSTTSLTAATCPTDATLVDVVGYGGTANCSETSAAPAPSATTALIRNASGCTDTDNNSTDFAVAAPTPRNMASPTGSCGVVAQPVVPSCPAALNVATGAVLDFLLSATDADSIVNAASFVSGHVAGMSLTSFTPAAADAGTASVRLALDGSVAAGSYPVVVDFANNESQSASCTVTLNIAAVSPTFTPIYTIQGSGVTSTMTGAGRTTRGVVTKVNNNGYYLQDATGDGNPATSDGIFVFTSTAPYVQPGHLLQITGTVTEFNTGAAGNALTAANPVTEFTNLTNTTYVGTGSITPTVIAFPIAAQGDLERVEGMLVQIDTPLTASQNYFQGRYGQVTLSANGRLVKPTNVHRPGTPLALSLADLNARSSLMLDDGTSQQNPNPTPYIGADNTLRAGDTLSGITGVIDYGLATNLTDGLAMYRIHPTVVPAFTRANARTATPPPTGGTLKVASFNVLNYFTTFTDGTNAAGQTGQGCTQGSDTPSASLCRGASSNAEFLRQRAKIVQAMAAIDADVVGLMEIQNNGNTAAQNLVDALNAQMGAGTYAVVPVPPTTGTDAIRVAMIYKPATLALSGSPMSDAAAIHNRPPFAHSFSAGGQKFSVVVNHFKSKGSCPASGVDADQGDGQGCWNSTRRQQAAALLSFIGSVQAAAADNDVMVIGDLNAYAAEDPVNDLLTAGLVNQVPGGYSYVFDGEAGSLDHALATPSLSAQVTGAVHWHINADEPSIIDYNLEFKQPACATCGPDYYSATPYRASDHDPVIVGLSLTSGAAQSISFGTLPDRTIGSGSFSVSAAASSGLTVSFSAVTPATCGVTAGGTVSLLAVGTCTVRAEQPGNGTYAAAPSVDRSFAITATGAAQSISFPPLPDVPVSGGPLTLTGTASSGLAVSYSSLTPLVCTVSGSTLTLVATGTCTVAADQGGNFTFAAAAQVSQSFTVTAAGGGGDGEVPTLPEWAAILMATLLFGVAAKRQGGRR, from the coding sequence ATGAAGAAGTGCTGGTGGGCCGCCCTCGCGGTGGTGGGCATGGCGGCAAGCGCACCCGCGCTGGCCTCGACCTCGGGCGTGGTGATCAGCCAGGTGTATGGCGGTGGCGGCAATGCCGGCGCGCCGTACACGAACGACTTCGTCGAGTTGTACAACGCGAGCGCTGCGCCGGTATCGATCAACAACTGGTCGATCCAGTACACCTCGGCCACCGGCACCAGCTGGGGCAGCCAGAAGGTCAACCTCACCGGCTCCATCGGCGCCGGCCAGTACGTGCTGATCCAGCTCGGCAGCGGCGGCGCCAATGGCGTGGCCCTGCCGGCGGCCAACTTCAGCGGTGGCTTCAACATGAGCGCCAGCGCCGGCAAGGTGGCGCTGGTGAGCAGCACCACCTCGCTCACCGCGGCCACCTGCCCGACCGATGCGACGCTCGTCGATGTGGTCGGCTACGGCGGGACCGCCAACTGCTCCGAGACGAGCGCTGCGCCCGCACCGTCGGCCACCACCGCGCTGATTCGCAACGCCAGTGGTTGCACCGACACCGACAACAACAGCACCGACTTCGCCGTCGCCGCCCCCACGCCGCGCAACATGGCCTCGCCCACGGGCAGCTGCGGGGTGGTCGCGCAGCCGGTCGTGCCGTCGTGCCCGGCGGCGCTCAACGTGGCGACCGGCGCGGTGCTCGACTTCCTGCTCTCGGCCACCGATGCCGACAGCATCGTCAACGCCGCTTCGTTCGTGAGCGGCCATGTGGCCGGCATGAGCCTCACCTCGTTCACGCCCGCCGCCGCCGATGCCGGCACTGCCAGCGTGCGCCTCGCGCTCGATGGCTCGGTGGCCGCCGGCAGCTACCCGGTGGTGGTGGACTTCGCCAACAACGAAAGCCAGAGCGCAAGCTGCACCGTCACGCTCAACATCGCCGCCGTCTCGCCCACGTTCACGCCGATCTACACGATCCAGGGCAGCGGCGTTACCAGCACGATGACCGGCGCCGGCCGCACCACGCGCGGCGTGGTCACCAAGGTCAACAACAACGGCTACTACCTGCAGGACGCCACCGGCGACGGCAACCCCGCCACCTCCGACGGCATCTTTGTCTTCACCAGCACGGCGCCCTACGTGCAGCCGGGCCACCTGCTGCAGATCACCGGCACGGTGACGGAGTTCAACACCGGCGCGGCCGGCAACGCGCTCACCGCGGCCAACCCGGTGACCGAGTTCACCAACCTCACCAACACCACCTACGTCGGCACGGGCAGCATCACACCCACCGTCATCGCCTTCCCCATCGCGGCGCAGGGCGACCTGGAGCGCGTCGAGGGCATGCTGGTGCAGATCGACACGCCGCTCACCGCCTCGCAGAACTACTTCCAGGGCCGCTATGGCCAGGTCACGCTGTCGGCCAACGGCCGGCTGGTAAAGCCGACCAACGTGCACCGGCCGGGCACGCCGCTCGCGTTGAGCCTGGCGGACCTGAACGCCCGCAGCAGCCTCATGCTCGACGACGGCACGAGCCAGCAGAACCCCAACCCCACGCCCTACATCGGCGCCGACAACACCTTGCGGGCCGGCGACACCCTCTCCGGCATCACCGGCGTGATCGACTACGGCCTCGCGACCAACCTCACCGATGGTCTGGCGATGTACCGCATCCACCCGACGGTGGTGCCGGCCTTCACCCGCGCCAATGCCCGCACGGCCACACCGCCGCCGACGGGCGGCACGCTGAAGGTGGCGAGCTTCAACGTGCTCAACTACTTCACCACCTTCACCGACGGCACCAACGCCGCTGGCCAGACCGGCCAGGGGTGCACGCAGGGCAGCGACACGCCGTCGGCCTCGCTGTGCCGGGGTGCGAGCAGCAACGCGGAGTTCCTGCGCCAGCGGGCCAAGATCGTGCAGGCGATGGCGGCCATCGACGCCGACGTGGTCGGCCTGATGGAGATCCAGAACAACGGCAACACCGCAGCCCAGAACCTCGTGGATGCGCTCAACGCCCAGATGGGCGCCGGCACCTATGCCGTGGTGCCCGTGCCGCCCACCACCGGGACGGACGCGATCCGCGTGGCGATGATCTACAAGCCGGCCACCCTCGCGCTCTCAGGCTCGCCGATGAGCGACGCTGCCGCGATCCACAACCGGCCTCCGTTTGCGCACAGCTTCTCGGCCGGGGGGCAGAAGTTCAGCGTGGTGGTGAACCACTTCAAGTCCAAGGGCAGCTGCCCTGCGAGCGGCGTCGATGCCGACCAGGGCGACGGCCAGGGCTGCTGGAACAGCACGCGCCGCCAGCAGGCCGCGGCGCTGCTGAGCTTCATCGGCAGCGTGCAGGCAGCCGCCGCCGACAACGACGTGATGGTGATCGGCGACCTCAACGCCTATGCCGCAGAAGACCCGGTGAACGACCTCCTGACCGCCGGCCTCGTCAACCAGGTGCCCGGCGGCTACTCATACGTGTTCGACGGCGAGGCCGGCTCGCTCGACCACGCGCTCGCCACGCCCAGCCTGTCGGCGCAGGTCACGGGCGCGGTGCACTGGCACATCAACGCCGACGAACCGTCGATCATCGACTACAACCTCGAGTTCAAGCAGCCTGCGTGCGCGACCTGCGGGCCCGACTACTACAGCGCCACACCCTACCGCGCGTCGGACCACGACCCGGTGATCGTCGGCCTGTCGCTCACGAGCGGCGCGGCGCAGTCCATCAGCTTCGGCACGCTGCCCGATCGCACGATCGGCTCGGGCAGCTTCAGCGTGAGCGCCGCGGCCAGCTCCGGCCTCACGGTGAGCTTCAGCGCGGTGACGCCCGCCACCTGCGGGGTGACGGCCGGCGGCACGGTGAGCCTGCTCGCGGTGGGCACCTGCACCGTGCGCGCCGAGCAGCCCGGCAACGGCACCTACGCCGCCGCGCCGAGCGTCGACCGCTCGTTCGCCATCACGGCCACCGGCGCGGCGCAGAGCATCAGCTTCCCGCCGCTGCCCGACGTGCCGGTGAGCGGCGGGCCGCTCACGCTCACGGGCACGGCCAGCTCGGGTCTCGCGGTGAGCTACAGCAGCCTCACGCCGCTCGTGTGCACGGTGAGCGGCAGCACGCTCACGCTGGTGGCGACCGGCACCTGCACGGTGGCGGCCGACCAGGGCGGCAACTTCACCTTTGCCGCGGCGGCGCAGGTGAGCCAGTCTTTCACGGTGACCGCAGCGGGCGGAGGCGGCGATGGCGAGGTGCCCACGTTGCCCGAGTGGGCGGCCATCCTGATGGCCACGCTGCTCTTCGGCGTGGCCGCCAAGCGCCAGGGCGGCCGTCGCTAG
- a CDS encoding archaeosortase/exosortase family protein translates to MSASEDAVSQRVPMRSLAFRAIAFVLLFMALQAGWEAARGSWLERLWVHHLTVQSATQVITVLTPEVPAVAKGPRISAPGGGINVLFGCEGTDVVFMLTAALLVFPMAWRQRLGGWLAGLAWVLVLNVLRIVALFYAYRSDPGLFDLLHTAAAPLVMVVLTGLFFHVWLARSTTAPPSAPSAA, encoded by the coding sequence ATGAGTGCGAGTGAGGATGCCGTGTCACAGCGTGTGCCGATGCGCAGCCTGGCGTTTCGCGCCATCGCCTTCGTGCTGCTCTTCATGGCCCTGCAGGCCGGCTGGGAGGCCGCCCGCGGCAGCTGGCTGGAGCGGCTGTGGGTGCACCACCTCACGGTGCAGAGCGCGACGCAGGTTATCACCGTGCTCACCCCGGAAGTACCCGCGGTCGCCAAGGGCCCGCGCATCAGCGCACCCGGCGGCGGCATCAACGTGCTCTTCGGCTGCGAAGGCACCGACGTGGTGTTCATGCTCACGGCGGCGCTGCTGGTGTTTCCGATGGCGTGGCGACAGCGACTGGGCGGCTGGCTGGCGGGGCTGGCGTGGGTGCTGGTGCTCAACGTGCTGCGCATCGTGGCGCTCTTCTACGCCTACCGCAGCGACCCGGGCCTCTTCGATCTGCTGCACACCGCAGCCGCGCCGCTCGTGATGGTGGTGCTGACCGGGCTCTTCTTCCACGTGTGGCTCGCCCGCAGCACCACCGCGCCCCCCTCCGCGCCGAGCGCTGCATGA
- a CDS encoding tetratricopeptide repeat protein, translating to MTFVPPLRTLVLCSTLVLLAACSSKEDRIASGLRKGADYVRQSDWDKAGIETRNVLQIDPKNAQAYYLAGQVAEAKAEPQRAYANYNKAVELKPDHLDAKVGLARLFMLASRLEESEQALGQVLGADPKHVGALTVRAALTARKGDPEGAITQARAVIDSQKEPPVDASVLLAGLYTAKSRAPDALKVIEAALKAQPHHLGLLQVGATVAASSDNPTDRARAATYYRTATEQSPRSTDLWTAWAIHHTRLNEFDAAEAVLRNAIKSQPDDSARQLALVDFLSARRSKEVAEKEYLALIGARPKDPALLFGLANFYRTSQRPDEARKVLQEIVTTLKDTPAALTARNQLAAEALTQGKTAEAKALNGEVLAASPRDGAALLMRGRLLLADGDARNAIIDLRAAVKDQPGSPEVVGLLAQAHRQAGEAQLAREVLVDAVKFKPASPELRLLLAADMADGKDFAGAAAEIDAALKVAPQHPRAHDMKAQVALAQKNPGAAEAVYVALKQKFPQDASGPLKLGQLYADQKKYDAALKEFDLAAKLAPKAEAPLLSALGVLSVQRRFDEAHKRIDAYAAQVSTPALTHRLHAEMAVAQGDLARAEQAYQRMAEAAPHSPAAYQGLAHTKARQGRMPEALAVLDKAEKANPNDNAIAAMRAEWTVRAGRHAEAIPLYEAMLKRNPGDAAAANNLAYLLTESRPQDKASLERALTLMKAQAGSSNPEYLDTLGWTHYKLGQYAEAVAVLERAVQRAPDAALFHLHLGLALHKQGDAARAQPHLKKALDSKSPLPGLDEARTLLAMK from the coding sequence ATGACCTTTGTCCCTCCCCTGCGCACCCTCGTCCTGTGCAGCACACTCGTCCTGCTGGCCGCCTGCAGCAGCAAGGAAGACCGCATTGCCTCGGGCCTGCGCAAGGGTGCCGACTACGTGCGCCAGTCTGACTGGGACAAGGCCGGCATCGAGACGCGCAACGTGCTGCAGATCGACCCGAAAAACGCGCAGGCCTACTACCTCGCCGGTCAGGTCGCCGAGGCCAAGGCCGAGCCTCAGCGGGCCTATGCCAACTACAACAAGGCGGTGGAACTCAAGCCCGATCACCTGGACGCGAAGGTCGGCCTGGCGCGGCTCTTCATGCTGGCTTCGCGGCTGGAAGAGTCGGAGCAGGCGCTCGGTCAGGTGCTCGGGGCCGACCCGAAGCACGTGGGCGCGCTCACCGTGCGGGCCGCGCTCACCGCGCGCAAGGGCGACCCCGAAGGCGCCATCACGCAGGCCCGCGCCGTCATCGACTCGCAGAAGGAGCCCCCGGTCGATGCGAGCGTGCTGCTCGCCGGCCTCTACACCGCCAAGAGCCGCGCACCCGACGCGCTCAAGGTGATCGAGGCCGCGTTGAAGGCGCAGCCGCATCACCTCGGGCTGCTGCAGGTGGGTGCGACGGTGGCCGCGTCCAGCGACAACCCGACCGACCGCGCCCGCGCCGCCACCTACTACCGCACCGCCACCGAGCAGTCGCCGCGCAGCACCGACCTGTGGACGGCCTGGGCCATCCACCACACGCGCCTCAACGAGTTCGATGCCGCCGAAGCCGTGCTGCGCAATGCGATCAAGTCGCAGCCCGACGACAGCGCACGCCAGCTCGCGCTGGTCGACTTCCTGTCGGCACGCCGCAGCAAGGAGGTGGCCGAGAAGGAGTACCTCGCACTCATCGGCGCCCGCCCGAAAGACCCAGCCCTGCTTTTCGGCCTGGCCAACTTCTACCGCACCAGCCAGCGCCCCGACGAGGCGCGCAAGGTGCTGCAGGAGATCGTCACCACGCTGAAGGACACCCCGGCCGCCCTCACCGCGCGCAACCAGCTCGCTGCAGAAGCGCTGACGCAAGGCAAGACCGCCGAGGCCAAGGCCCTCAACGGCGAAGTGCTGGCCGCCAGCCCTCGCGACGGGGCGGCACTCCTGATGCGCGGCCGCCTGCTGCTCGCCGACGGCGACGCGCGCAACGCCATCATCGACCTGCGCGCCGCCGTGAAAGACCAGCCGGGCTCGCCCGAAGTGGTGGGCCTGCTCGCCCAGGCGCACCGCCAGGCTGGCGAAGCGCAGCTCGCCCGCGAGGTGCTGGTCGATGCAGTGAAGTTCAAGCCCGCGAGCCCCGAGCTGCGGCTGCTGCTGGCTGCCGACATGGCCGACGGCAAGGACTTCGCCGGCGCCGCGGCCGAGATCGACGCCGCCCTCAAGGTCGCCCCGCAGCACCCGCGCGCCCACGACATGAAGGCGCAGGTCGCGCTTGCGCAGAAGAACCCGGGTGCGGCCGAGGCCGTCTACGTGGCGCTGAAGCAGAAGTTCCCGCAGGACGCGAGCGGCCCGCTCAAGCTTGGCCAGCTCTATGCCGACCAGAAGAAATACGACGCAGCACTGAAGGAGTTCGACCTCGCCGCCAAGCTCGCCCCCAAGGCCGAAGCACCTCTGCTGTCGGCGCTCGGCGTGCTGAGCGTGCAGCGCCGCTTCGACGAGGCCCACAAGCGCATCGATGCGTATGCCGCGCAGGTGTCGACGCCCGCGCTGACGCATCGGCTGCACGCCGAGATGGCGGTCGCGCAAGGCGACCTCGCGCGCGCCGAGCAGGCGTACCAGCGCATGGCCGAAGCCGCTCCCCACTCGCCCGCGGCCTACCAGGGCCTGGCGCACACCAAGGCGCGGCAGGGCCGCATGCCCGAAGCCCTGGCCGTGCTGGACAAGGCCGAGAAGGCGAACCCGAACGACAACGCCATCGCCGCGATGCGCGCCGAATGGACGGTGCGTGCCGGCCGCCACGCCGAGGCGATCCCGCTCTACGAAGCGATGCTCAAGCGCAACCCCGGCGACGCCGCAGCGGCCAACAACCTGGCCTACCTGCTCACCGAATCGCGCCCGCAAGACAAGGCGAGCCTTGAGCGCGCGCTGACGCTGATGAAGGCACAGGCCGGCTCGTCGAACCCCGAATACCTCGACACCCTCGGCTGGACGCACTACAAGCTCGGCCAGTACGCCGAAGCCGTCGCCGTGCTGGAGCGCGCGGTGCAACGCGCCCCCGACGCCGCCCTCTTCCACCTGCACCTCGGGCTGGCGCTGCACAAGCAGGGCGACGCCGCACGTGCGCAGCCTCACCTGAAGAAGGCACTCGACAGCAAGTCCCCGCTGCCCGGGCTGGACGAAGCCCGCACGCTGCTGGCGATGAAGTGA
- the xrtD gene encoding VPLPA-CTERM-specific exosortase XrtD, with translation MSSLFIPSGAPTVWRFPPLHWVLAALGLAAAIATFYSGLRFMVVSWEQVEEYSYGYFIPVITAFLIWQRSDRLREMELHGAWSGLVLVAVALLMGVVGEFSAVRLFSQYGFVVAVFGLSVCCIGWRGTRVIAVPLAFLFFMIPLPQFLLRELSQSLQLLSSEIGVALIRAFGISVFLEGNVIDLGSFKLQVVDACSGLRYLFPLMVLGLLAAYFFQAPWWKRALIVISTVPLTIAINSLRIGLIGVTVEYWGPAMAEGLLHDFEGWFMFMICLVLLVGEMALLARIGRRGQSLRAVFGLEYPDPVPQGTAVHTRRFSAPLAAGAVLLAAAGATLLLSPAREQVKPERTPFSLFPMQFDGWTGRPDHIERDILAWLAVDDHVIANYSRGDEPWVNFYSAYYATQSGGQSAHSPRTCMPGGGWVITQLSTTTVPLPPAAGVTSLPVNRAVIQKGEQRQLVYYWFNQRGRTLTNELAVKWYILQDGITRSRSDGALIRLVTPIGRGEDIAQAERRLTGFTATLLPRLRQHIPD, from the coding sequence ATGTCCAGCCTGTTCATTCCTTCCGGCGCACCGACGGTGTGGCGCTTCCCGCCGCTGCACTGGGTGCTCGCCGCCCTCGGCCTGGCCGCGGCGATCGCCACCTTCTATTCCGGCCTGCGCTTCATGGTGGTCAGCTGGGAACAGGTGGAGGAATACAGCTACGGCTACTTCATCCCGGTCATCACCGCCTTCCTGATCTGGCAGCGCAGCGACCGCCTGCGCGAGATGGAGCTGCACGGCGCCTGGAGCGGCCTCGTGCTGGTGGCGGTTGCGCTCCTGATGGGCGTCGTGGGCGAGTTCAGCGCGGTTCGTCTCTTCAGCCAGTACGGCTTCGTGGTGGCGGTCTTCGGCCTGTCGGTCTGCTGCATCGGCTGGCGCGGCACGCGGGTCATCGCGGTGCCGCTCGCCTTCCTCTTCTTCATGATCCCGCTGCCGCAGTTCCTCTTGCGCGAGCTGTCGCAGAGCCTGCAACTGCTCTCGTCGGAGATCGGCGTGGCGCTGATCCGCGCGTTCGGCATCAGCGTCTTCCTCGAAGGCAACGTGATCGACCTCGGCAGCTTCAAGCTGCAGGTGGTCGACGCCTGCAGTGGTCTGCGCTACCTCTTCCCGCTGATGGTGCTGGGCCTTCTGGCGGCCTACTTCTTCCAGGCGCCGTGGTGGAAGCGTGCGCTCATCGTGATCTCGACGGTGCCGCTCACCATCGCGATCAACAGCCTGCGCATCGGCCTGATCGGCGTCACCGTCGAGTACTGGGGCCCGGCCATGGCTGAAGGCCTGCTGCACGACTTCGAAGGCTGGTTCATGTTCATGATCTGCCTGGTGCTGCTGGTGGGCGAGATGGCGCTGCTCGCGCGCATCGGCCGCCGCGGCCAGTCACTGCGTGCGGTGTTCGGCCTGGAGTACCCCGACCCGGTGCCCCAGGGCACGGCGGTGCACACCCGGCGCTTCTCGGCACCGCTTGCGGCCGGTGCGGTGCTGCTGGCCGCAGCGGGCGCCACGCTGCTGCTGTCGCCGGCACGCGAGCAGGTGAAGCCGGAGCGCACGCCGTTCTCGCTCTTCCCGATGCAGTTCGATGGCTGGACGGGCCGGCCCGACCACATCGAGCGCGACATCCTCGCCTGGCTCGCCGTCGACGACCACGTGATCGCCAACTACTCGCGTGGCGACGAGCCGTGGGTCAACTTCTACAGCGCCTACTACGCCACGCAAAGCGGCGGCCAGTCGGCACACTCGCCTCGCACTTGCATGCCGGGCGGCGGCTGGGTCATCACGCAGCTCTCGACCACCACGGTGCCGCTGCCGCCGGCGGCGGGGGTCACGAGCCTGCCCGTCAACCGCGCCGTCATCCAGAAGGGCGAGCAGCGGCAGCTTGTGTACTACTGGTTCAACCAGCGCGGCCGCACGCTCACCAACGAGCTGGCGGTGAAGTGGTACATCCTGCAAGACGGCATCACACGCTCGCGCTCCGATGGCGCATTGATCCGCCTGGTCACGCCCATCGGCCGCGGCGAAGACATCGCGCAGGCCGAACGCCGCCTCACCGGCTTCACCGCCACGCTGCTGCCGCGGCTGCGCCAGCACATTCCCGACTGA
- a CDS encoding putative colanic acid biosynthesis acetyltransferase: MPTTPIAAEIDPYLQPSMSLRNRAGRALWGLAHLLLIRWTPRPMHAWRAFVLRLFGAKLGPHCRVYPSAEIWAPWNLVCEDAVAIANGAVIYNALPMHLGSHATVSQQAYLCGSTHDIDDPAFPMISSPIRLGAYSWVAARAVVCAGVTVGEGAVLGLGSIATRDLKPWTVYAGAPARELRARGRR, translated from the coding sequence ATGCCGACGACCCCTATCGCCGCCGAAATCGACCCCTACCTCCAGCCGAGCATGTCACTGCGCAACCGCGCGGGGCGAGCGCTGTGGGGGCTGGCGCACCTGCTGCTCATCCGCTGGACGCCGCGTCCCATGCATGCCTGGCGCGCGTTCGTGCTGCGGCTCTTCGGAGCGAAGCTCGGGCCTCATTGCCGCGTGTACCCGTCGGCCGAAATCTGGGCGCCGTGGAACCTGGTCTGCGAAGACGCGGTGGCCATCGCCAACGGCGCGGTGATCTACAACGCTCTGCCGATGCACCTGGGCTCGCACGCCACCGTGTCGCAGCAGGCCTACCTGTGCGGCTCCACGCACGACATCGACGATCCGGCCTTCCCGATGATCAGCTCGCCGATCCGGCTGGGGGCGTATTCATGGGTGGCGGCGCGTGCCGTCGTGTGCGCGGGTGTGACGGTGGGCGAAGGTGCGGTGCTCGGTCTTGGGAGCATTGCCACGCGCGACCTCAAGCCCTGGACGGTCTATGCCGGTGCGCCGGCGCGCGAGCTGCGTGCGCGGGGCCGGCGGTGA
- a CDS encoding bifunctional 2-polyprenyl-6-hydroxyphenol methylase/3-demethylubiquinol 3-O-methyltransferase UbiG — MQQLVKAGAHSVLELGCGDGWFTAALGRCGFAASGLDRDESHLQVARRHYPHLQFHAGDATQALDPALLGRFDAVMAVDLVDHVSHSRRLVSVALTALKPGGLLMLTSNFHGYSKNLALAFAGRFDARWDPLTDDGRLKFFSRSTLTALFEEFGLVELHFETVGRIPMFARAMLMSGRAPL, encoded by the coding sequence GTGCAGCAGCTGGTGAAGGCCGGGGCGCACTCGGTGCTCGAGCTGGGCTGCGGCGACGGCTGGTTCACCGCCGCGCTGGGCCGCTGCGGCTTCGCCGCCTCCGGGCTCGACCGCGACGAGTCTCATCTGCAGGTGGCTCGCCGGCACTACCCGCATCTGCAGTTCCACGCTGGCGATGCCACCCAGGCGCTTGACCCGGCCTTGCTCGGCCGCTTCGACGCGGTGATGGCGGTTGACCTCGTGGACCATGTCTCGCATTCGCGCCGTCTGGTGTCGGTGGCGCTGACGGCGCTGAAGCCGGGCGGGCTGCTGATGCTGACCTCGAATTTTCATGGGTACTCGAAGAACCTCGCGCTGGCATTTGCCGGCCGCTTCGATGCGCGCTGGGATCCGCTCACCGATGACGGGCGGTTGAAGTTCTTCTCGCGGTCGACGCTGACGGCCTTGTTCGAGGAATTCGGGCTGGTGGAACTGCACTTCGAGACGGTGGGCCGGATTCCGATGTTTGCCCGGGCGATGCTGATGTCCGGGCGCGCACCGCTCTGA
- a CDS encoding acyltransferase family protein: MRERHATIDIAKGIGIVLVVLGHDPTVGGWGWPGWMIFSFHMPLFFVLSGLFLMPSRDLGRFADARFHSILKPYFVVALLIASAKLVAAGSGIVGPVDAAQLFAGLLYGTGSSLMWTPMWYLPHLFIASCASLVLLKVLGGRPGLLLPVCAAMLALGVLAIGHVPELPWSADLLAITIPFMLAGWHFREWLVAPGFRWLPSAIVLAVFVTLNLAFDARMDLNARVYDHVLISTAEAACGIYLVLAVSKGVQHARLLSRVFSYLGSASLFILIFHHPVHLKALSVLHARGVPELPASALAVTAGLLLPLLVWEAAQRLPPMRWLLLPRSPSGAAPA; this comes from the coding sequence ATGCGGGAAAGGCACGCCACCATCGACATCGCCAAGGGCATCGGCATCGTGCTCGTGGTGCTGGGCCACGACCCCACGGTCGGCGGCTGGGGCTGGCCGGGCTGGATGATCTTCTCTTTCCACATGCCGCTGTTCTTCGTGCTCTCCGGGCTGTTCCTCATGCCGTCGCGCGACCTGGGGCGGTTCGCGGACGCGCGCTTCCATTCCATCCTCAAGCCCTACTTCGTGGTCGCCCTGCTGATCGCATCGGCGAAGCTGGTGGCGGCCGGGAGCGGCATCGTCGGGCCGGTCGATGCGGCGCAGCTCTTCGCCGGCCTGCTCTACGGCACGGGCTCCTCCCTCATGTGGACGCCAATGTGGTACCTGCCGCACCTCTTCATCGCGTCGTGCGCGAGCCTCGTGCTGCTCAAGGTCCTGGGCGGACGGCCGGGGCTCCTGCTGCCCGTCTGCGCTGCCATGCTGGCCCTGGGCGTGCTCGCCATCGGCCACGTGCCCGAACTGCCGTGGAGCGCAGACCTGCTGGCCATTACCATCCCGTTCATGCTGGCGGGCTGGCACTTTCGCGAGTGGCTCGTCGCTCCCGGCTTCCGCTGGCTGCCTAGCGCGATCGTCCTCGCTGTTTTCGTGACGCTCAACCTGGCGTTCGATGCACGCATGGACCTCAACGCGCGTGTCTACGACCACGTTCTGATCAGCACGGCGGAAGCCGCTTGCGGCATCTACCTGGTGCTGGCCGTTTCGAAAGGGGTGCAGCATGCCCGCCTCTTGTCGCGCGTGTTCAGCTACTTGGGGTCGGCATCGCTCTTCATCCTGATCTTTCACCACCCGGTGCATCTGAAGGCGCTGTCGGTGCTCCACGCCAGGGGTGTGCCGGAGCTGCCCGCTTCCGCACTCGCTGTGACAGCGGGGCTGCTGCTGCCGCTGCTGGTCTGGGAAGCCGCCCAGCGCCTGCCACCGATGCGGTGGCTGCTGCTGCCGCGCTCCCCTTCCGGCGCGGCCCCCGCCTAG